TACCATAAGCAGTAGCGTTATCACCACTAAAGTAAGCACCTGCACGTTTGAATTCAAACAACTTACTATCCTGCTGGTCTACAGTAATCTTAAATGTCGTTTCATACAGAACATCATTATCCAATCCCGGAGTCGGAGTTGCATTTTTGAATTTAACTGTTGCAGTATGAGGAACAGCAGCAACTTCAGCAGGATCAAATGTAGCTTCGATTACAAATTTAGTAATATCAGCTACACCTGTAGACATATCAGCTACGGGTTCTCCGTCTTTGTCCAAACCTACCAGTTTCAAAGTAATACCACCTTCATATTCCAAATCCTTCACTCCGTTAATTTCAACTTCACCATCAGTATAAGCGATTTCCGTATCTATACCAGCTGTTATATTTGCTTTGATTACATCTACTGAAGGACCAACAATTTCAGAAGTAGCTGTTACTTTTTCGCCATCTACGACCCAAGTCATATCTTTAATCTCTGCTTTTTCAGCTGCATACTTGAATGTCAAATTCAACTTAGCTTCTTTTTCATTTCCAGCAGTAGTAAAATAGGCAATAGTAACAGTCAATTTGCCTTCCTTATTAGCAATAATTGTTTTATTTTCCTTGCTAAATGTAGCCTCAATTTTCTTAGCATCGGCTTCGACAACTGAATAAGTATAATCTACTACATCATTCAATTGATCACCAACCAATTCATCCAGATTATGAGTAACTTTGAAATCTACATCCTTATTTACATCTATAAGTGTCTTTTCTTCTTCTTTAGCTGTAACTTTCACATCATATCCGGAGATGATTTCATTCCCCCACGCATCTTTCGTTGTAAGTGCATAAGCGATATTTTCATTCAAATTATCCGGATCTATACCTTCAGCAAATTTAAGAGTCAAGTCATAGATACCTTTATTTGCTGTATTTTCAGCACGAGTTAAAGCAGTTTCACTAACATTAGCTGCAATACTAGCTACAACAAAGTTTGTATTTCCTTTAGAATCAGTCAAGCCGATTTCATAAGATTGAATATCTTTAACCTCCAAGTTCACCGGATTAATCAATGCATGAATCATGCTACCTCTAGCAGACAGGAACGTTCCTTTTGGATAAGATTTTCCGTTAAATTTAACATCTTTTCCTACTACTCCATAATACAAGGTAGCGTTTGCCTCAGTAGAAGAAAAATCGATACTTCCACCTTGTTCGCCAAGTGCACGCATACTAGTGATACGAGCAGCCTTAGGCATAGAAACAGTTTCCCATTCTCCCGTTTCCTTATTGAGTATATTCAAAACCCAAACCAATGGATTATTAGCATCAGCAGTTACATAGATATCTGTAGCAGCTTTAACATCTGTTTTTTTAGGTTCTCCGGCTTCTGCATCCCAAACCATCCAATATCCGTCTTCTGAAATTTGCGGTGCATATCCATCTTCACCTTTATCGCCTTGGTCACCTTGGTCACCTTGATCTCCCTTATCACCTTTCTTTCCTTCAGAACAAATACCGGTGTCTTTTCCATCAATAATCCAGTTCTTTGTTGCCGAATCAATCTCAATCTTTGTACCTGCTGCGCCATCGGCACCACTTACGATAGAATAGCTTTTACCATCGTTAAAAGTAATTTTAAATCCATCAGTAATTGTCTCTACAGCGGTTACCCATTTGCCTTCTTTCACAAAATTCTGTAACTCGGCAATGCTAGCTTTGTTTGCGTCAATCTGTGTTTGCAGATTGTCGATGTCATCATCGTAGTCCTTACAACCTACATAGGTGACAGTAGAAAGTGCCAACGCCCCGAAGAACATCACTTTTACAAATTTTCTTTTCATAACTACTTAAAAATTACATTAATAATATATTATTAAACACTAAGTTTCAATAATAGACAGCCCGTTACTCTGTAGGTAACGGAGAGACCTTTGCGCCTGCTCTTTTAGAGTAGTCAATACTGAAAAATGATACGATAGATTATGAAAGTTCTTTACCCCTGCTTCTGACGAGCGGCAGAGGGGAGGGAAATCTTATGCAATATTTAGAAGTTAACAAAGCCCTAATACAAAGAATCCACGTGTTTTATCTGTCCTAGTTCCGCTTTTAAGTAGTTTATTAGAAAAAATGTGTGATTTCGTTTGGTTGTTTTAAGAAATATGCTCATATTTGCACCGTCATTTATTCCCGTTACCTACAGAGTAACAGAATAATAATCAGGCATTTAATCCTATCACAGAACGCTTCACAAAATCAAGAACCTGTTTATTTGCTTCATCAATTTTCTTGCTTCGGAAAGGCTTGAGATATGTCTCTGTTACCGTAATGGAAGAATGCCCCATAGCTTCGGAGATAATACCCGGATGAATTTCGCAATAATAAGCCGTCGTAGCCCAAGTATGCCGGGCAGTGTATGAGCTTAATTTATCACCCAATCCTAATAACTCTCCCAACAACATTAGTTGTTGATTAAAGCTGCGCAACGCCAACTGATATTCACGATACGCCTCTTTCGTTCCTTCACGGCTTTCCAAAAAAGGAAAGAGATAAGGAGAAGAAGAATCACGGTTCATGTATTTCTTTACCAGAATCATTGCTTCCGGAGTCAACGTCACCGACAGGGGACGGCCTGTTTTACGCCGACGATACGTGATTACATTATCACGCAAATCACTCTTGCGCAGATAAGCAAGATCAACAAACGGTATACCACGGAGCGAGAACATAAGAATAAACAGTTCCTGTGCACGGCGCATATTCGGAGATACACCCGAAGACTGCGACAATTTACAAAACACTTTCTTCATATCGTCGTCACATAGGGCACGTTTATGATCGGCACGAGTGCCCGTATACACCGAACGGAACAGATGCGGAACGTATGGTGCCCGATGAAGATCGACGGCACGATTGTAAACGGCACGAAAGGTACGAAGATAGGTAGAAACCGTATTCCAGCTACACCCACGACTACGAAGATAAACTTCGAACCCTTTTAACCACTCTGAAGTTACCTCATTGAAGGCAAAATCATCTTTCCCACGATAAGCAATAATGGCATTGAGACTGCTACGATAGACATGAGCAGTTCCAAAGTTTCCCTCCACTTGCAGCCCACGGGCCACTTGCTTCATAAATCCTAATACTTTTGACATCTCACGATTTTATTAATAAATTAGACAATAAATATACAAGTATTCCAATAACCGAACAAATCGGAGAATGAGATGTTTTGGGAACACAAAAAAAAGAACCACCTTCCCTTTATCAGGGAAAGCGGTTCTTCTTTCTTTATATTCTCTAATAGGAAACCGGAATTACATCATTCCACCCATTCCTCCCATTCCGGGAGCGCCCATTGGCATTTCAGGTTTGTCTTCCTTCTTTTCTACAATGACACATTCGGTAGTCAGGAACATACCAGCGATAGAAGCTGCATTTTCCAAAGCTACACGAGCAACCTTAGCAGGATCTACTACACCGGCAGCGTGTAGGTTTTCGTAAACATCCGTACGGGCATTGTACCCAAAGTCGCCTTTACCTTCACGTACTTTCTGAACAACTACCGCACCTTCTTTACCGGCATTTGCTACAATTTCGCGAAGCGGTTCTTCAATAGCACGTTTGATAATACCGATACCTGTTGTTTCGTCAGCATTGTCACCCGTCAAGCCTTCGAGAGAATCGATAGCACGGATATAAGCTACGCCACCACCCGGGATAATACCTTCTTCGATAGCAGCACGAGTTGCACGCAATGCATCGTCTACTCGGTCTTTCTTTTCCTTCATTTCTACTTCAGAAGCAGCACCTACGTAAAGAACAGCTACACCACCTGACAACTTAGCCAGACGTTCCTGCAATTTTTCACGGTCGTAGTCTGATTTAGTAGCAACGATTTGAGCTTTGATCTGGTCGCAACGTTCCTTGATGTTTTCTTTTGCACCGGCACCGTTTACGATTGTAGTATAATCTTTAGAAACTGTTACCTTATCGGCAGTACCCAACATTTCGATAGTAGCCTGTTCCAGTTTCAATCCTTTTTCTTCGCTGATAACCACACCACCTGTCAGGATAGCGATATCTTCCAGCATTTCTTTGCGACGGTCGCCAAAGCCCGGAGCCTTCACAGCACAAATCTTCAACTGAGAACGCAGACGGTTTACTACCAAAGTAGTCAATGCTTCGCTATCTACATCTTCTGCAATAACCAACAGAGGACGACCAGTCTGTACAGCCGGTTCGAGGATAGGCAAGAAATCTTTCAGGTTAGAAATCTTCTTGTCGTAGATCAGAATGTAAGGTTTCTCCATTTCACATTCCATCTTCTCTGTATTTGTCACAAAGTAAGCTGACAGATAACCACGGTCGAACTGCATACCTTCTACTACACCGATTGTAGTGTCAGTACCTTTTGCTTCTTCGATAGTGATAACACCGTCTTTAGAAACCTTACGCATTGCATCAGCAATCAATTTACCGATCACCGGATCATTGTTTGCAGATATGGTAGCCACTTGTTCAATCTTGTCGTAGTTGTCACCTACTGTTTCTGCTTGCGATTTGATTGATTCTACCACTTTGGCAACAGCCTTGTCGATACCACGTTTGATATCCATTGGGCTAGCACCGGCAGTCACGTTCTTCAATCCTTCAGCTACGATAGCCTGAGCGAGAACGGTTGCAGTTGTTGTACCGTCACCTGCATCATCACCAGTCTTGGAAGCAACTTCCTTCACTAGTTGTGCACCTGTATTCTGGTAAGCGTCTGCCAGTTCAATTTCTTTTGCTACTGTCACACCGTCTTTTGTGATGTGCGGAGCACCGAATTTCTTTTCGATGATAACGTTACGTCCTTTCGGACCAAGAGTTACTTTTACTGCATTTGCCAAAGCATCGACACCTTTTTTCAATTGGTCACGGGCGTCAATATTGAATAATATTTCTTTTGCCATAATGATATTTACAATTTAATGATTGATTATTTACTACATTTATTAACCCAAAACAGCGAGAACATCGCTCTGACGCATGATAAGGTATTTAGTACCTTCGACTTCAAGTTCTGTTCCGGCATATTTACCATAAAGAACTGTATCGCCTACTTTCAATACCATTTCTTCATCTTTCGTACCGTGACCTACTGCCACAACTTCACCTTTCAAAGGTTTTTCTTTTGCTGTATCAGGAATAATGATACCACCAATTGTTTTTTCTTCTGCAGGTGCAGGGAGGATAAGCACTCTGTCTGCTAATGGTTTAATGTTCATAGTTACTTATTATATTTTAGTTATACATTATAATATTAATTGTCACCCGCCTGTTCTGCAGGCGAACCGTTAAAGACATTGCGAAAAGCGTGCCAAAGCAAAAGAATGATTGTTTGGCAGAAATTGACTGACAAAATGACTGACAGTTCACCTCTTATGGCAAAAAGAGAGAGCTACCACTACCCTACCTTCATAGTATTAACAAAGAAGTTACTCCCCGTAGGGCGCAAACTTCCCTTCCCTTTACCACAAAGTTCTTTCCGCCCCGTTTCAGACTTAAAACGGAAGTTGCGTTTTTATAAATGAAGGCTTTGATTATATAAACGAAACTTGCGTTTTTATAAACGGAAGTTTCGTTTATAGATTATGATAAAGCAAGAGCAACTTTACGCTCTATATAGAGGAAGTTTGCAAAGGATGAAGTGAGACTTATCTATATGTCTCCAGGAAAACAAACAAGGAGGTCTGAACTTTGCAGCCCAAACCTCCTGATTATGTGTGAAGGGAATGTATGTATGCGAAAGCTATAAACTAGCTATATACTTCCATAGCGGAGCAGCGTTCAGCGCTTGCATGATTTCGTTGTTATCCAGCAGCCGTTTCACCTCTTCCAAGGTGAGCAGATGCACGGAAAGATCTTCGGTAGCTTCCAGATGTTGGTGGTCGATGAGTT
The nucleotide sequence above comes from Bacteroides caccae. Encoded proteins:
- a CDS encoding PL29 family lyase N-terminal domain-containing protein; translated protein: MKRKFVKVMFFGALALSTVTYVGCKDYDDDIDNLQTQIDANKASIAELQNFVKEGKWVTAVETITDGFKITFNDGKSYSIVSGADGAAGTKIEIDSATKNWIIDGKDTGICSEGKKGDKGDQGDQGDQGDKGEDGYAPQISEDGYWMVWDAEAGEPKKTDVKAATDIYVTADANNPLVWVLNILNKETGEWETVSMPKAARITSMRALGEQGGSIDFSSTEANATLYYGVVGKDVKFNGKSYPKGTFLSARGSMIHALINPVNLEVKDIQSYEIGLTDSKGNTNFVVASIAANVSETALTRAENTANKGIYDLTLKFAEGIDPDNLNENIAYALTTKDAWGNEIISGYDVKVTAKEEEKTLIDVNKDVDFKVTHNLDELVGDQLNDVVDYTYSVVEADAKKIEATFSKENKTIIANKEGKLTVTIAYFTTAGNEKEAKLNLTFKYAAEKAEIKDMTWVVDGEKVTATSEIVGPSVDVIKANITAGIDTEIAYTDGEVEINGVKDLEYEGGITLKLVGLDKDGEPVADMSTGVADITKFVIEATFDPAEVAAVPHTATVKFKNATPTPGLDNDVLYETTFKITVDQQDSKLFEFKRAGAYFSGDNATAYGNVNDEDAAGKITYNLYKLYQEGSISAKEKALISFDEEIPSKMVDDTKVYADAWLSSNKSSDEITVAPYDAWGGAYEGRNITVAYAPFGNDRLNVITDKFNLTVKSEIFEGTFKYIGKSGTEAKPFEVDGGHTQDLLAKDFEKTDAYGVGYDFDDKRIKSVVLELANQDAKDYVTLSATDFTKTDKVVISKKASQTPIVTPPVCEVNVIITDKWGRQTTETVYVKVLK
- a CDS encoding tyrosine-type recombinase/integrase, yielding MSKVLGFMKQVARGLQVEGNFGTAHVYRSSLNAIIAYRGKDDFAFNEVTSEWLKGFEVYLRSRGCSWNTVSTYLRTFRAVYNRAVDLHRAPYVPHLFRSVYTGTRADHKRALCDDDMKKVFCKLSQSSGVSPNMRRAQELFILMFSLRGIPFVDLAYLRKSDLRDNVITYRRRKTGRPLSVTLTPEAMILVKKYMNRDSSSPYLFPFLESREGTKEAYREYQLALRSFNQQLMLLGELLGLGDKLSSYTARHTWATTAYYCEIHPGIISEAMGHSSITVTETYLKPFRSKKIDEANKQVLDFVKRSVIGLNA
- the groL gene encoding chaperonin GroEL (60 kDa chaperone family; promotes refolding of misfolded polypeptides especially under stressful conditions; forms two stacked rings of heptamers to form a barrel-shaped 14mer; ends can be capped by GroES; misfolded proteins enter the barrel where they are refolded when GroES binds) — its product is MAKEILFNIDARDQLKKGVDALANAVKVTLGPKGRNVIIEKKFGAPHITKDGVTVAKEIELADAYQNTGAQLVKEVASKTGDDAGDGTTTATVLAQAIVAEGLKNVTAGASPMDIKRGIDKAVAKVVESIKSQAETVGDNYDKIEQVATISANNDPVIGKLIADAMRKVSKDGVITIEEAKGTDTTIGVVEGMQFDRGYLSAYFVTNTEKMECEMEKPYILIYDKKISNLKDFLPILEPAVQTGRPLLVIAEDVDSEALTTLVVNRLRSQLKICAVKAPGFGDRRKEMLEDIAILTGGVVISEEKGLKLEQATIEMLGTADKVTVSKDYTTIVNGAGAKENIKERCDQIKAQIVATKSDYDREKLQERLAKLSGGVAVLYVGAASEVEMKEKKDRVDDALRATRAAIEEGIIPGGGVAYIRAIDSLEGLTGDNADETTGIGIIKRAIEEPLREIVANAGKEGAVVVQKVREGKGDFGYNARTDVYENLHAAGVVDPAKVARVALENAASIAGMFLTTECVIVEKKEDKPEMPMGAPGMGGMGGMM
- a CDS encoding co-chaperone GroES, with translation MNIKPLADRVLILPAPAEEKTIGGIIIPDTAKEKPLKGEVVAVGHGTKDEEMVLKVGDTVLYGKYAGTELEVEGTKYLIMRQSDVLAVLG